A part of Muntiacus reevesi chromosome 12, mMunRee1.1, whole genome shotgun sequence genomic DNA contains:
- the VIRMA gene encoding protein virilizer homolog isoform X2, whose translation MAVDSAMELLFLDTFKHPSAEQSSHIDVVRFPCVVYINEVRVIPPGVRAHSSLPDNRAYGETSPHTFQLDLFFNNVSKPSAPVFDRLGSLEYDENTSIIFRPNSKVNTDGLVLRGWYNCLTLAIYGSVDRVISHDRDSPPPPPPPPPPPQPQPSVKRNPKHADGEKEDQFNGSPPRPQPRGPRTPPGPPPPDDDEDDPMPLPVSGDKEEDAPHREDYFEPISPDRNSVPQESQYSDEGEVEEEQQEEGEDDEDDVDVEEEEDEDEDDRHTVDSIPEEEEEDEEEEGEEDEEGDDGYEQISSDEDGIADLERETFKYPNFDVEYTAEDLASVPPMTYDPYDRELVPLLHFSCPYKTTFEIEISRMKDQGPDKENSGAVEASVKLTELLDLYQEDRGAKWVTALEEIPSLIIKGLSYLQLKNTKQDALGQLIDWTMQALNLQVALRQPIALNVRQLKAGTKLVSSLAECGTQGVMGLLQAGVINGLFELLFADHVSSSLKLNAFKALDSVISMTEGMEAFLRSRQSEKSGYQKLLELILLDQTVRVVTAGSAILQKCHFYEILSEIKRLGDHLAEKTTSVPNHSEPDHDTDAGLERTNPEYENEVEASMDMDLLESSNISEGEIEKLINLLEEVFHLMETAPHTMIQPPVKSFPTMARITGPPERDDPYPVLFRYLHSHHFLELVTLLLSVPVTGAHPGVLQAAKDVLKFLAQSQKGLLFFMSEYEATNLLIRALCHLYDQDEEEGLQSDGVIDDAFALWLQDSTQTLQCITELFSHFQHCTASEETDHSDLLGTLHNLYLITFNPVGRSAVGHVFSLEKNLQSLITLMEYYSKEALGDSKSKKSVAYNYACILILVVVQSSSDVQMLEQHAAALLKLCKADENNAKLQELGKWLEPLKNLRFEINCIPNLIEYVKQNTDNLMTPEGVGLTTALRVLCNVACPPPPVEGQQKDLKWNLAVIQLFSAEGMDTFIRVLQKLNSILTQPWRLHVNMGTTLHRVTTISMARCTLTLLKTMLTELLRGGSFEFKDMRVPSALVTLHMLLCSIPLSGRLDSDEQRIQNDIIDILLTFTQGVNEKLTISEETLANNTWSLMLKEVLSSILKVPEGFFSGLILLSELLPLPLPMQTTQVIEPHDISVALNTRKLWSMHLHVQAKLLQEIVRSFSGTTCQPIQHMLRRICVQLCDLASPTALLIMRTVLDLIVEDLQSTSEDKDKQYTSQTTRLLALLDALASHKACKLAILHLISGTVKGDERYAEIFQDLLVLVRSPGDSVIRQQCVEYITSILQSLCDQDIALILPNSSEGSVSELEQLSNSLPNKELMASICDCLLSVVANSESSYSCLLTCVRTMMFLAEHDYGLFHLKSSLRKNSSALHSLLKRVVSTFSKDTGELASSFLEFMRQILSSDAMGCCGDDSGLMEVEGAHSARTMSINAAELKQLLQSKEESPENLFLELEKLVLEHSKDDDNLDSLLDNVVGLKQMLESSGDPLPLGDQDVEPLLSAPESLQNLFNNRTAYVLADVMDDQLKSMWFTPFQAEEIDTDLDLVKVDLIELSEKCCSDFDLHSELERSFLSEPSSPGRTKTTKGFKLGKHKHETFITSSGKSEYIEPAKRAHVVPPPRGRGRGGFGQGIRPHDIFRQRKQNTSRPPSMHVDDFVAAESKEVVPQDGIPPPKRPLKVSQKISSRGGFSGNRGGRGAFHSQNRFFTPPASKGNYSRREGTRGSSWSAQNTPRGTYNESRGGQSNFNRGPLPPLRPLSSTGYRPSPRDRASRGRGGLGPSWASANSGSGGSRGKFVSGGSGRGRHVRSFTR comes from the exons GGAGACCTCACCGCACACATTTCAGTTAGACTTATTCTTTAACAATGTCAGCAAACCAAGTGCCCCAGTTTTTGATAGGCTGGGAAG CCTGGAATATGATGAGAATACTTCCATCATCTTTAGACCCAACTCAAAG GTGAATACTGATGGTTTGGTGCTGAGAGGCTGGTACAACTGTCTGACGCTGGCAATATATGGATCAGTGGACAGAGTCATAAGTCACGACAGAGActcccctccacctccacctcctcctccaccgCCTCCCCAGCCACAGCCAAGTGTGAAAAGGAATCCCAAACATG CTGATGGGGAGAAAGAAGATCAATTTAATGGAAGCCCTCCAAGACCACAGCCAAGGGGACCAAGAACTCCACCAGGACCCCCTCCCcctgatgatgatgaagatgatccCATGCCATTGCCAG tgtctgGTGACAAGGAAGAGGATGCTCCTCATAGAGAAGATTACTTTGAACCCATTTCTCCTGATCGGAATTCTGTTCCCCAGGAAAGTCAATATTCTGATGAAGGAGAGGTAGAAGAGGAACagcaagaagaaggagaagacgATGAAGATGATGTGGATgtagaggaagaagaggatgaggatGAAGATGATCGCCATACAGTAGATAGTATccctgaggaggaagaggaggatgaagaggaagaaggtgaagaagatgaagaag GAGATGATGGTTATGAGCAGATTTCCAGTGATGAAGATGGAATTGCTGACTTGGAACGTGAAACATTCAAGTATCCAAACTTCGATGTCGAATACACTGCTGAAGACTTAGCTTCAGTCCCTCCTATGACATATGACCCATATGATAGGGAGCTGGTACCACTCTTACACTTCAGCTGTCCGTATAAGACTACCTTTGAAATTGAAATCAGTAGAATGAAGGATCAAGGTCCAGATAAAGAAAACTCAGGGGCAGTAGAAGCCTCAGTGAAGTTAACTGAACTGTTGGATTTGTATCAAGAAGATAGAGGTGCAAAATGGGTAACAGCTTTAGAAGAAATTCCTAGTTTAATAATAAAAGGACTAAGTTATTTGCAgttgaaaaacacaaaacaagacGCCCTTGGTCAGTTGATAGACTGGACCATGCAAGCTTTAAATTTACAAGTAGCTCTTCGCCAACCCATTGCCTTAAATGTCCGACAGCTCAAAGCTGGGACCAAATTAGTGTCCTCACTAGCAGAATGTGGGACCCAAGGAGTCATGGGACTGCTACAAGCAGGAGTGATCAATGGCTTATTTGAGCTTCTGTTTGCTGATCATGTCTCATCTTCCCTTAAATTAAATGCATTTAAAGCTTTGGACAGTGTCATTAGTATGACAGAAGGAATGGAAGCTTTTCTGAGAAGTAGGCAGAGTGAAAAAAGTGGCTATCAAAAACTTCTGGAACTCATACTTTTAGATCAGACTGTGAGGGTTGTCACTGCTGGTTCAGCTATTCTTCAGAAATGCCATTTCTATGAAATTTTGTCAGAGATTAAAAGACTTGGTGACCATTTAGCAGAGAAGACGACTTCTGTTCCTAACCACAGTGAACCTGATCATGATACAGATGCTGGACTTGAGAGAACAAACCCAGAATATGAAAACGAGGTAGAGGCTTCTATGGATATGGATCTTTTGGAATCCTCAAATATAagtgaaggagaaatagaaaagctTATCAACCTCTTAGAAGAAGTTTTTCATTTAATGGAAACTGCACCTCATACAATGATCCAACCTCCTGTTAAGTCTTTCCCAACAATGGCACGTATTACTGGTCCACCAGAGAGGGATGATCCATACCCTGTTCTCTTTAG GTACCTTCACAGCCACCACTTCTTGGAGCTGGTCACCCTGCTTCTGTCAGTCCCTGTGACAGGCGCGCACCCCGGCGTGCTGCAAGCTGCAAAGGACGTTCTGAAGTTCCTCGCGCAGTCACAGAAGGGCCTCCTGTTTTTTATGTCAGAATATGAAGCAACAAATCTGTTGATCCGAGCTCTTTGTCATCTTTATGATCAAGATGAAGAAGAAGGTCTCCAGTCTGATGGTGTTATTGATGATGCCTTTGCCTTGTGGCTACAGGACTCAACACAGACATTGCAGTGTATTACAGAACTGTTCAGCCATTTTCAGCATTGTACAGCCAGTGAAGAAACTGACCACTCAGATCTGCTGGGAACGCTGCACAACCTTTACTTGATTACTTTTAATCCTGTGGGAAGATCAGCTGTTGGCCATGTTTTCAGTCTTGAGAAAAATCTCCAAAGTCTTATTACACTAATGGAGTACTATTCCAAAGAAGCCTTAGG TGATTCCAAGTCTAAGAAGTCAGTCGCTTATAATTACGCGTGCATACTTATCTTGGTGGTTGTCCAATCTTCCAGTGACGTCCAAATGTTGGAGCAGCACGCAGCAGCTCTCTTGAAGCTTTGTAAAGCAGACGAAAATAATGCTAAATTGCAAG aacttGGCAAGTGGCTTGAACCTCTGAAAAACCTTAGATTTGAGATTAACTGCATCCCAAACCTAATTGAATATGTTAAACAG aatactGATAACTTGATGACCCCTGAAGGAGTTGGCCTTACTACTGCCTTGCGTGTTCTCTGTAATGTggcctgtcccccaccccctgtTGAAG GTCAACAGAAAGACCTGAAATGGAATCTTGCTGTCATTCAGCTTTTTTCTGCTGAAGGAATGGACACCTTTATTCGGGTGCTGCAAAAATTGAACAGTATTCTGACTCAGCCTTGGAGGCTCCATGTCAACATGGGGACTACCCTTCACAGAGTTACCACCATTTCGATGGCTCGCTGCACACTCACTCTTCTTAAAACTATGTTAACGGAACTGCTGAGAGGTGGCTCTTTTGAGTTTAAGGACATGCGTGTCCCTTCAGCGCTTGTGACTTTACACATGCTCCTCTGCTCTATCCCTCTCTCAGGCCGTCTGGACAGTGATGAACAGAGAATTCAGAATGATATCATTGATATCTTACTGACTTTTACCCAAGGAGTTAATGAAAAGCTCACTATCTCAGAAGAGACTCTAGCTAACAATACTTGGTCCTTaatgttaaaagaagttctttCTTCGATATTGAAGGTTCCTGAAGGATTTTTTTCTGGACTCATACTCCTTTCAGAGCTGCTGCCTCTACCATTGCCCATGCAAACAACTCAG GTTATTGAGCCACATGATATATCAGTGGCACTCAACACCCGGAAGTTGTGGAGCATGCACCTTCATGTTCAAGCAAAGTTGCTCCAAGAAATAGTTCGCTCTTTCTCTGGCACAACCTGCCAGCCCATTCAACATATGTTACGGCGTATTTGTGTTCAATTGTGTGACCTTGCCTCACCAACTGCACTTCTGATTATGAGAACTGTGTTGGATTTGATTGTAGAAGACTTGCAAag CACTTCAGAAGATAAGGACAAGCAGTACACTAGCCAGACCACCAGGTTGCTTGCTCTGCTTGACGCTCTGGCTTCACACAAAGCTTGCAAATTAGCCATTTTGCATCTAATTAGTGGAACTGTTAAAGGTGATGAAAGATATGCAGAGATATTCCAGGATCTGTTGGTTTTGGTGCGGTCCCCTGGAGACAGTGTTATTCGTCAGCAGTGTGTTGAATATATCACATCCATTTTGCAGTCTCTCTGTGATCAG GACATTGCACTAATTTTGCCAAACTCTTCTGAAGGTTCTGTTTCTGAACTGGAGCAACTCTCCAATTCTCTACCAAACAAAGAACTGATGGCCTCAATCTGTGACTGTCTCCTGTCTGTGGTAGCTAACTCGGAGAGCAGTTACAGCTGTTTACTGACATGTGTCAGAACAATGATGTTTCTTGCAGAGCATGATTAtggattatttcacttaaaaag TTCTTTAAGGAAAAACAGCAGTGCTCTGCACAGCTTACTGAAGCGGGTGGTCAGCACCTTCAGTAAGGACACGGGGGAGCTTGCCTCTTCGTTTTTGGAGTTTATGAGGCAGATTCTTAGTTCCGATGCAATG GGATGTTGTGGAGACGATAGTGGTCTCATGGAAGTAGAGGGAGCTCATTCAGCACGGACGATGAGTATTAATGCTGCAGAGTTAAAACAGCTTCtacaaagcaaagaagaaagtcCAGAAAATTTGTTCCTTGAACTAGAGAAGCTTGTtttg GAGCATTCAAAAGATGATGACAATTTGGATTCTCTGTTGGACAATGTGGTTGGACTTAAGCAGATGCTAGAGTCGTCAGGTGATCCTTTACCTCTTGGTGACCAGGATGTGGAACCATTACTTTCAGCTCCAGAATCTCTCCAGAATCTGTTTAACAACAG AACTGCTTATGTGCTAGCCGATGTCATGGATGATCAGTTGAAATCTATGTGGTTCACTCCATTTCAGGCTGAGGAAATTGACACAGATCTGGATTTG GTTAAGGTTGACTTAATTGAGCTCTCTGAAAAATGTTGTAGTGACTTTGACTTACACTCAGAGTTAGAGCGCTCATTTCTGTCGGAGCCGTCATCTCCCGGAAGAACCAAGACAACTAAAGGATTCAAACTTGGGAAGCACAAGCACGAGACCTTTATAACTTCAAG tgGAAAATCTGAATACATTGAACCTGCCAAGCGAGCCCATGTTGTGCCACCACCAAGAGGAAGGGGCAGGGGAGGATTTGGACAGGGTATACGACCCCATGATATTTTTCGTCAGAGAAAACAGAACACAAGCAGACCACCATCTATGCATGTGGATGACTTTGTTGCAGCTGAAAGTAAAGAAGTGGTCCCTCAAGATGGAATACCACCACCAAAACGGCCACTCAAAGTGTCGCAGAAGATCTCTTCGCGTGGTGGATTTTCAGGCAATCGGGGAGGACGGGGTGCTTTTCACAGTCAGAATAGGTTTTTCACACCGCCTGCTTCAAAag GAAACTACAGTCGTCGGGAGGGAACAAGAGGCTCCAGTTGGAGTGCTCAGAATACTCCTCGAGGAACTTACAATGAGAGTCGTGGAGGCCAGAGCAATTTTAACAGGGGTCCTCTTCCACCGTTACGACCACTTAGTTCTACAG gCTACCGGCCAAGTCCTCGTGACCGTGCTTCCAGAGGTCGTGGGGGGCTTGGGCCTTCCTGGGCAAGTGCAAACAGCGGCAgtggaggctcaagaggaaaatTTGTCAGTGGAGGCAGTGGCAGAGGCCGCCACGTACGGTCCTTTACGCGATGA
- the VIRMA gene encoding protein virilizer homolog isoform X1 codes for MAVDSAMELLFLDTFKHPSAEQSSHIDVVRFPCVVYINEVRVIPPGVRAHSSLPDNRAYGETSPHTFQLDLFFNNVSKPSAPVFDRLGSLEYDENTSIIFRPNSKVNTDGLVLRGWYNCLTLAIYGSVDRVISHDRDSPPPPPPPPPPPQPQPSVKRNPKHADGEKEDQFNGSPPRPQPRGPRTPPGPPPPDDDEDDPMPLPVSGDKEEDAPHREDYFEPISPDRNSVPQESQYSDEGEVEEEQQEEGEDDEDDVDVEEEEDEDEDDRHTVDSIPEEEEEDEEEEGEEDEEGEGDDGYEQISSDEDGIADLERETFKYPNFDVEYTAEDLASVPPMTYDPYDRELVPLLHFSCPYKTTFEIEISRMKDQGPDKENSGAVEASVKLTELLDLYQEDRGAKWVTALEEIPSLIIKGLSYLQLKNTKQDALGQLIDWTMQALNLQVALRQPIALNVRQLKAGTKLVSSLAECGTQGVMGLLQAGVINGLFELLFADHVSSSLKLNAFKALDSVISMTEGMEAFLRSRQSEKSGYQKLLELILLDQTVRVVTAGSAILQKCHFYEILSEIKRLGDHLAEKTTSVPNHSEPDHDTDAGLERTNPEYENEVEASMDMDLLESSNISEGEIEKLINLLEEVFHLMETAPHTMIQPPVKSFPTMARITGPPERDDPYPVLFRYLHSHHFLELVTLLLSVPVTGAHPGVLQAAKDVLKFLAQSQKGLLFFMSEYEATNLLIRALCHLYDQDEEEGLQSDGVIDDAFALWLQDSTQTLQCITELFSHFQHCTASEETDHSDLLGTLHNLYLITFNPVGRSAVGHVFSLEKNLQSLITLMEYYSKEALGDSKSKKSVAYNYACILILVVVQSSSDVQMLEQHAAALLKLCKADENNAKLQELGKWLEPLKNLRFEINCIPNLIEYVKQNTDNLMTPEGVGLTTALRVLCNVACPPPPVEGQQKDLKWNLAVIQLFSAEGMDTFIRVLQKLNSILTQPWRLHVNMGTTLHRVTTISMARCTLTLLKTMLTELLRGGSFEFKDMRVPSALVTLHMLLCSIPLSGRLDSDEQRIQNDIIDILLTFTQGVNEKLTISEETLANNTWSLMLKEVLSSILKVPEGFFSGLILLSELLPLPLPMQTTQVIEPHDISVALNTRKLWSMHLHVQAKLLQEIVRSFSGTTCQPIQHMLRRICVQLCDLASPTALLIMRTVLDLIVEDLQSTSEDKDKQYTSQTTRLLALLDALASHKACKLAILHLISGTVKGDERYAEIFQDLLVLVRSPGDSVIRQQCVEYITSILQSLCDQDIALILPNSSEGSVSELEQLSNSLPNKELMASICDCLLSVVANSESSYSCLLTCVRTMMFLAEHDYGLFHLKSSLRKNSSALHSLLKRVVSTFSKDTGELASSFLEFMRQILSSDAMGCCGDDSGLMEVEGAHSARTMSINAAELKQLLQSKEESPENLFLELEKLVLEHSKDDDNLDSLLDNVVGLKQMLESSGDPLPLGDQDVEPLLSAPESLQNLFNNRTAYVLADVMDDQLKSMWFTPFQAEEIDTDLDLVKVDLIELSEKCCSDFDLHSELERSFLSEPSSPGRTKTTKGFKLGKHKHETFITSSGKSEYIEPAKRAHVVPPPRGRGRGGFGQGIRPHDIFRQRKQNTSRPPSMHVDDFVAAESKEVVPQDGIPPPKRPLKVSQKISSRGGFSGNRGGRGAFHSQNRFFTPPASKGNYSRREGTRGSSWSAQNTPRGTYNESRGGQSNFNRGPLPPLRPLSSTGYRPSPRDRASRGRGGLGPSWASANSGSGGSRGKFVSGGSGRGRHVRSFTR; via the exons GGAGACCTCACCGCACACATTTCAGTTAGACTTATTCTTTAACAATGTCAGCAAACCAAGTGCCCCAGTTTTTGATAGGCTGGGAAG CCTGGAATATGATGAGAATACTTCCATCATCTTTAGACCCAACTCAAAG GTGAATACTGATGGTTTGGTGCTGAGAGGCTGGTACAACTGTCTGACGCTGGCAATATATGGATCAGTGGACAGAGTCATAAGTCACGACAGAGActcccctccacctccacctcctcctccaccgCCTCCCCAGCCACAGCCAAGTGTGAAAAGGAATCCCAAACATG CTGATGGGGAGAAAGAAGATCAATTTAATGGAAGCCCTCCAAGACCACAGCCAAGGGGACCAAGAACTCCACCAGGACCCCCTCCCcctgatgatgatgaagatgatccCATGCCATTGCCAG tgtctgGTGACAAGGAAGAGGATGCTCCTCATAGAGAAGATTACTTTGAACCCATTTCTCCTGATCGGAATTCTGTTCCCCAGGAAAGTCAATATTCTGATGAAGGAGAGGTAGAAGAGGAACagcaagaagaaggagaagacgATGAAGATGATGTGGATgtagaggaagaagaggatgaggatGAAGATGATCGCCATACAGTAGATAGTATccctgaggaggaagaggaggatgaagaggaagaaggtgaagaagatgaagaaggtgaag GAGATGATGGTTATGAGCAGATTTCCAGTGATGAAGATGGAATTGCTGACTTGGAACGTGAAACATTCAAGTATCCAAACTTCGATGTCGAATACACTGCTGAAGACTTAGCTTCAGTCCCTCCTATGACATATGACCCATATGATAGGGAGCTGGTACCACTCTTACACTTCAGCTGTCCGTATAAGACTACCTTTGAAATTGAAATCAGTAGAATGAAGGATCAAGGTCCAGATAAAGAAAACTCAGGGGCAGTAGAAGCCTCAGTGAAGTTAACTGAACTGTTGGATTTGTATCAAGAAGATAGAGGTGCAAAATGGGTAACAGCTTTAGAAGAAATTCCTAGTTTAATAATAAAAGGACTAAGTTATTTGCAgttgaaaaacacaaaacaagacGCCCTTGGTCAGTTGATAGACTGGACCATGCAAGCTTTAAATTTACAAGTAGCTCTTCGCCAACCCATTGCCTTAAATGTCCGACAGCTCAAAGCTGGGACCAAATTAGTGTCCTCACTAGCAGAATGTGGGACCCAAGGAGTCATGGGACTGCTACAAGCAGGAGTGATCAATGGCTTATTTGAGCTTCTGTTTGCTGATCATGTCTCATCTTCCCTTAAATTAAATGCATTTAAAGCTTTGGACAGTGTCATTAGTATGACAGAAGGAATGGAAGCTTTTCTGAGAAGTAGGCAGAGTGAAAAAAGTGGCTATCAAAAACTTCTGGAACTCATACTTTTAGATCAGACTGTGAGGGTTGTCACTGCTGGTTCAGCTATTCTTCAGAAATGCCATTTCTATGAAATTTTGTCAGAGATTAAAAGACTTGGTGACCATTTAGCAGAGAAGACGACTTCTGTTCCTAACCACAGTGAACCTGATCATGATACAGATGCTGGACTTGAGAGAACAAACCCAGAATATGAAAACGAGGTAGAGGCTTCTATGGATATGGATCTTTTGGAATCCTCAAATATAagtgaaggagaaatagaaaagctTATCAACCTCTTAGAAGAAGTTTTTCATTTAATGGAAACTGCACCTCATACAATGATCCAACCTCCTGTTAAGTCTTTCCCAACAATGGCACGTATTACTGGTCCACCAGAGAGGGATGATCCATACCCTGTTCTCTTTAG GTACCTTCACAGCCACCACTTCTTGGAGCTGGTCACCCTGCTTCTGTCAGTCCCTGTGACAGGCGCGCACCCCGGCGTGCTGCAAGCTGCAAAGGACGTTCTGAAGTTCCTCGCGCAGTCACAGAAGGGCCTCCTGTTTTTTATGTCAGAATATGAAGCAACAAATCTGTTGATCCGAGCTCTTTGTCATCTTTATGATCAAGATGAAGAAGAAGGTCTCCAGTCTGATGGTGTTATTGATGATGCCTTTGCCTTGTGGCTACAGGACTCAACACAGACATTGCAGTGTATTACAGAACTGTTCAGCCATTTTCAGCATTGTACAGCCAGTGAAGAAACTGACCACTCAGATCTGCTGGGAACGCTGCACAACCTTTACTTGATTACTTTTAATCCTGTGGGAAGATCAGCTGTTGGCCATGTTTTCAGTCTTGAGAAAAATCTCCAAAGTCTTATTACACTAATGGAGTACTATTCCAAAGAAGCCTTAGG TGATTCCAAGTCTAAGAAGTCAGTCGCTTATAATTACGCGTGCATACTTATCTTGGTGGTTGTCCAATCTTCCAGTGACGTCCAAATGTTGGAGCAGCACGCAGCAGCTCTCTTGAAGCTTTGTAAAGCAGACGAAAATAATGCTAAATTGCAAG aacttGGCAAGTGGCTTGAACCTCTGAAAAACCTTAGATTTGAGATTAACTGCATCCCAAACCTAATTGAATATGTTAAACAG aatactGATAACTTGATGACCCCTGAAGGAGTTGGCCTTACTACTGCCTTGCGTGTTCTCTGTAATGTggcctgtcccccaccccctgtTGAAG GTCAACAGAAAGACCTGAAATGGAATCTTGCTGTCATTCAGCTTTTTTCTGCTGAAGGAATGGACACCTTTATTCGGGTGCTGCAAAAATTGAACAGTATTCTGACTCAGCCTTGGAGGCTCCATGTCAACATGGGGACTACCCTTCACAGAGTTACCACCATTTCGATGGCTCGCTGCACACTCACTCTTCTTAAAACTATGTTAACGGAACTGCTGAGAGGTGGCTCTTTTGAGTTTAAGGACATGCGTGTCCCTTCAGCGCTTGTGACTTTACACATGCTCCTCTGCTCTATCCCTCTCTCAGGCCGTCTGGACAGTGATGAACAGAGAATTCAGAATGATATCATTGATATCTTACTGACTTTTACCCAAGGAGTTAATGAAAAGCTCACTATCTCAGAAGAGACTCTAGCTAACAATACTTGGTCCTTaatgttaaaagaagttctttCTTCGATATTGAAGGTTCCTGAAGGATTTTTTTCTGGACTCATACTCCTTTCAGAGCTGCTGCCTCTACCATTGCCCATGCAAACAACTCAG GTTATTGAGCCACATGATATATCAGTGGCACTCAACACCCGGAAGTTGTGGAGCATGCACCTTCATGTTCAAGCAAAGTTGCTCCAAGAAATAGTTCGCTCTTTCTCTGGCACAACCTGCCAGCCCATTCAACATATGTTACGGCGTATTTGTGTTCAATTGTGTGACCTTGCCTCACCAACTGCACTTCTGATTATGAGAACTGTGTTGGATTTGATTGTAGAAGACTTGCAAag CACTTCAGAAGATAAGGACAAGCAGTACACTAGCCAGACCACCAGGTTGCTTGCTCTGCTTGACGCTCTGGCTTCACACAAAGCTTGCAAATTAGCCATTTTGCATCTAATTAGTGGAACTGTTAAAGGTGATGAAAGATATGCAGAGATATTCCAGGATCTGTTGGTTTTGGTGCGGTCCCCTGGAGACAGTGTTATTCGTCAGCAGTGTGTTGAATATATCACATCCATTTTGCAGTCTCTCTGTGATCAG GACATTGCACTAATTTTGCCAAACTCTTCTGAAGGTTCTGTTTCTGAACTGGAGCAACTCTCCAATTCTCTACCAAACAAAGAACTGATGGCCTCAATCTGTGACTGTCTCCTGTCTGTGGTAGCTAACTCGGAGAGCAGTTACAGCTGTTTACTGACATGTGTCAGAACAATGATGTTTCTTGCAGAGCATGATTAtggattatttcacttaaaaag TTCTTTAAGGAAAAACAGCAGTGCTCTGCACAGCTTACTGAAGCGGGTGGTCAGCACCTTCAGTAAGGACACGGGGGAGCTTGCCTCTTCGTTTTTGGAGTTTATGAGGCAGATTCTTAGTTCCGATGCAATG GGATGTTGTGGAGACGATAGTGGTCTCATGGAAGTAGAGGGAGCTCATTCAGCACGGACGATGAGTATTAATGCTGCAGAGTTAAAACAGCTTCtacaaagcaaagaagaaagtcCAGAAAATTTGTTCCTTGAACTAGAGAAGCTTGTtttg GAGCATTCAAAAGATGATGACAATTTGGATTCTCTGTTGGACAATGTGGTTGGACTTAAGCAGATGCTAGAGTCGTCAGGTGATCCTTTACCTCTTGGTGACCAGGATGTGGAACCATTACTTTCAGCTCCAGAATCTCTCCAGAATCTGTTTAACAACAG AACTGCTTATGTGCTAGCCGATGTCATGGATGATCAGTTGAAATCTATGTGGTTCACTCCATTTCAGGCTGAGGAAATTGACACAGATCTGGATTTG GTTAAGGTTGACTTAATTGAGCTCTCTGAAAAATGTTGTAGTGACTTTGACTTACACTCAGAGTTAGAGCGCTCATTTCTGTCGGAGCCGTCATCTCCCGGAAGAACCAAGACAACTAAAGGATTCAAACTTGGGAAGCACAAGCACGAGACCTTTATAACTTCAAG tgGAAAATCTGAATACATTGAACCTGCCAAGCGAGCCCATGTTGTGCCACCACCAAGAGGAAGGGGCAGGGGAGGATTTGGACAGGGTATACGACCCCATGATATTTTTCGTCAGAGAAAACAGAACACAAGCAGACCACCATCTATGCATGTGGATGACTTTGTTGCAGCTGAAAGTAAAGAAGTGGTCCCTCAAGATGGAATACCACCACCAAAACGGCCACTCAAAGTGTCGCAGAAGATCTCTTCGCGTGGTGGATTTTCAGGCAATCGGGGAGGACGGGGTGCTTTTCACAGTCAGAATAGGTTTTTCACACCGCCTGCTTCAAAag GAAACTACAGTCGTCGGGAGGGAACAAGAGGCTCCAGTTGGAGTGCTCAGAATACTCCTCGAGGAACTTACAATGAGAGTCGTGGAGGCCAGAGCAATTTTAACAGGGGTCCTCTTCCACCGTTACGACCACTTAGTTCTACAG gCTACCGGCCAAGTCCTCGTGACCGTGCTTCCAGAGGTCGTGGGGGGCTTGGGCCTTCCTGGGCAAGTGCAAACAGCGGCAgtggaggctcaagaggaaaatTTGTCAGTGGAGGCAGTGGCAGAGGCCGCCACGTACGGTCCTTTACGCGATGA